The Thermosynechococcus sp. genome has a segment encoding these proteins:
- a CDS encoding anthranilate phosphoribosyltransferase family protein, with protein MSLVFRDLLKKVGSGAHTHKDLTRAEAALALQLMLEQVATPAQIGAFLIAHRIKRPTPEEMAGMLDTYNKLGPKLPAVETSSPVMILSQPYDGRDRTFPLSPLTALVLAAAGVPVLQHGGDRMPTKEGTPLLTLWRCLGVDWSTLTLGQVAHCLAQTNLGFVYLPRHFPAAQGLVPYREQIGKRPPLATLELIWNPYQGQSHLVAGFVHPPTETIMRDALHLHGIQEFTTVKGLEGSCDLPRERTAIIGLARKGDTPWQRLHLHPQDYRMAGRNVPWPKDTTTAAQMMAAVLEAEEQPLTTSVLWNSGFYLWQGGKTNSLHEGIALSSELLCSGAVGQQLHRLQTTLEKFSGSAN; from the coding sequence ATGAGTCTTGTCTTTCGTGATTTACTAAAAAAAGTTGGCAGTGGCGCCCATACCCATAAAGACCTAACCCGCGCTGAGGCAGCCTTAGCTTTGCAACTGATGCTGGAGCAAGTGGCAACCCCTGCCCAAATTGGGGCGTTTCTCATTGCCCATCGGATTAAGCGACCTACCCCAGAAGAGATGGCGGGAATGCTCGACACATACAACAAGCTGGGTCCGAAGCTTCCTGCCGTTGAGACCAGTAGCCCGGTCATGATCCTGAGCCAGCCCTATGATGGTCGCGATCGCACCTTTCCCCTCAGCCCCTTGACAGCATTGGTTCTGGCCGCTGCTGGAGTACCGGTACTCCAACATGGGGGCGATCGTATGCCCACAAAGGAGGGAACTCCCCTGCTGACCCTATGGCGATGCCTAGGGGTGGACTGGTCGACACTTACCCTAGGGCAAGTTGCCCATTGCCTAGCGCAAACGAACTTAGGCTTTGTCTACCTGCCGCGACACTTTCCTGCTGCCCAAGGACTAGTGCCCTACCGTGAGCAAATTGGTAAACGCCCCCCGCTTGCCACACTGGAATTAATCTGGAATCCCTACCAAGGTCAAAGCCACCTCGTGGCAGGGTTTGTCCATCCACCCACTGAAACAATTATGCGCGATGCCCTCCACCTCCACGGCATTCAAGAATTTACCACTGTCAAAGGCCTTGAAGGCAGTTGTGATTTGCCCCGTGAACGGACCGCAATTATTGGCCTTGCTCGTAAGGGCGATACCCCTTGGCAGCGCTTGCATCTGCATCCCCAAGACTACAGGATGGCCGGCAGGAATGTCCCATGGCCAAAGGACACAACAACCGCTGCCCAGATGATGGCTGCTGTTTTAGAGGCAGAGGAGCAGCCCCTGACCACCTCTGTCCTCTGGAATAGTGGCTTTTACCTGTGGCAGGGGGGCAAAACCAATAGTCTGCATGAGGGAATAGCGCTAAGCAGTGAATTGCTCTGCAGTGGTGCTGTAGGTCAACAGTTGCATCGGTTGCAAACAACCTTGGAAAAATTCTCGGGATCCGCCAATTGA
- a CDS encoding nitrate reductase associated protein has translation MSYFFDFEAEFASSLRCIPMIVRYKLDVCGVKLKLLHWLQLSHKQRQWLVVTPCDTPEDQANYRQQLRDWVTQNHGSPPSDLEMPQPYPWTITTKLPEIIQQQLTKVPHHSLTVEKWAALTPLQRFALLKLSQPGHENRNFWPALQEFGLV, from the coding sequence ATGTCTTACTTCTTTGATTTTGAAGCTGAATTTGCATCTTCATTGCGCTGCATACCCATGATTGTCCGCTACAAACTGGATGTGTGTGGGGTTAAGCTCAAGTTGCTCCACTGGCTTCAACTCTCCCACAAGCAGCGACAATGGCTAGTGGTGACCCCCTGCGATACCCCTGAAGATCAGGCAAACTATCGCCAGCAACTGCGAGATTGGGTGACCCAAAATCATGGCAGTCCGCCCAGTGACTTAGAAATGCCTCAGCCCTACCCTTGGACTATCACCACTAAACTGCCGGAGATAATTCAACAACAACTGACGAAGGTACCCCACCATAGCCTGACAGTAGAAAAGTGGGCGGCCTTGACGCCTCTGCAACGCTTTGCTCTCCTTAAACTCAGCCAGCCGGGTCATGAAAATCGCAATTTTTGGCCAGCGTTACAGGAATTTGGTCTGGTCTGA